One genomic region from candidate division WOR-3 bacterium encodes:
- the ispF gene encoding 2-C-methyl-D-erythritol 2,4-cyclodiphosphate synthase — translation MRDTSFILLGAGKGKRFGKPKISLKLNNKPLYLFLINKLSNLKFIGEIILVCPKQFVKDIKKEIEKENYKLKIKVVEGGKTRCLSMEKGVKNASYNYVFIHDLARPFFSLKLLSKMREKLSEKEIIVPFYNPSDTVFYENEKIEREKIKLIHTPQATKKDLILKALQKTKRRDFPDESTLLKEVLNISPFFIKDSFFNFKITFDEDLINMQEFLNLFSFKIGFGFDSHKLVKGKGSLYIGGLSVKRGIFALGHSDGDALIHSLCDALLGVLGKGDIGDFFPDKDERWKGKSSKIFLKKIMNLFKNEGYDIINVDITILLDEPKLGEKKKKIRENLAKIMKIEPGRINIKAKTTEGLFKNFIFSYTVLTAKSTI, via the coding sequence TTGAGAGATACCTCTTTTATTTTACTCGGAGCAGGAAAAGGAAAAAGATTTGGAAAACCCAAAATCTCTTTAAAACTCAATAATAAACCACTTTACCTTTTTCTTATAAATAAACTTTCTAATTTAAAATTCATAGGTGAAATTATCCTTGTGTGTCCCAAACAGTTTGTAAAAGATATAAAGAAAGAAATTGAGAAAGAAAATTATAAATTAAAAATTAAAGTGGTAGAAGGTGGTAAAACAAGGTGTTTAAGTATGGAAAAGGGTGTTAAAAATGCCTCTTATAATTATGTTTTTATACATGACCTTGCCCGTCCCTTTTTTTCTTTAAAACTTTTAAGTAAAATGAGAGAAAAACTTTCTGAAAAAGAAATAATTGTTCCCTTTTATAATCCATCTGATACTGTTTTTTATGAAAATGAGAAAATTGAAAGAGAGAAGATTAAATTAATTCACACCCCACAGGCAACAAAAAAAGATTTAATTTTAAAAGCTCTTCAAAAAACTAAAAGAAGGGATTTCCCTGATGAAAGCACTCTTTTGAAAGAAGTTTTAAATATAAGTCCCTTTTTTATAAAAGATTCTTTTTTTAACTTTAAAATTACCTTTGATGAAGATCTGATAAATATGCAAGAATTCCTTAATTTATTTTCCTTTAAAATAGGTTTCGGGTTTGATTCCCATAAATTGGTAAAAGGTAAAGGTTCCCTCTATATAGGTGGTCTAAGTGTTAAAAGGGGAATTTTTGCTCTTGGACACTCTGATGGTGATGCTCTTATTCATTCCCTATGTGATGCTTTACTTGGTGTTTTGGGAAAAGGAGATATAGGCGATTTTTTTCCTGATAAAGATGAAAGATGGAAGGGTAAAAGTTCAAAAATCTTCTTAAAAAAAATAATGAATCTTTTTAAAAATGAGGGTTACGATATTATTAATGTAGATATAACTATACTTCTTGATGAGCCCAAATTGGGTGAAAAAAAGAAAAAGATAAGGGAAAACCTTGCAAAAATTATGAAGATTGAACCCGGAAGGATAAATATAAAAGCAAAAACAACAGAAGGTCTTTTTAAAAATTTTATTTTTTCCTACACAGTCCTTACAGCAAAATCCACTATTTAA